One Aegilops tauschii subsp. strangulata cultivar AL8/78 chromosome 7, Aet v6.0, whole genome shotgun sequence genomic window carries:
- the LOC141026904 gene encoding uncharacterized protein: MLCSDARGSLVTPAVYAVERFGGVQASFAAFLWGCAAPSPIRFFGWLLVQRRVNTRDVLLRKTIVTTEGAACPVCSCELETADHMVFECPFARSFWRAVGVDVVDKGYQVGALQALDVRGVVGDIACATFALLCCWQLWKHRNVVVFRGAVPSLARLLACCREDSALWRGRLKVAERSCVDRWLQVFSYPGR, encoded by the coding sequence ATGTTGTGCTCGGACGCGCGTGGGAGCCTCGTAACGCCGGCCGTCTACGCCGTGGAGAGATTCGGCGGCGTGCAGGCGTCGTTCGCGGCGTTCCTCTGGGGGTGCGCTGCTCCCTCCCCCATTCGCTTCTTCGGGTGGCTCCTAGTCCAACGACGGGTCAACACGAGAGACGTCCTGTTGCGGAAGACCATCGTCACGACGGAGGGGGCTGCTTGTCCTGTCTGTTCGTGCGAGCTGGAGACGGCAGATCACATGGTGTTTGAGTGCCCTTTCGCCCGATCATTCTGGCGGGCTGTGGGGGTCGACGTGGTTGACAAAGGCTATCAGGTGGGCGCGCTCCAGGCTCTTGACGTCCGGGGGGTGGTCGGAGATATTGCTTGCGCTACCTTCGCTCTTCTGTGCTGCTGGCAGCTATGGAAGCACAGGAATGTCGTGGTCTTCCGTGGGGCGGTGCCCTCCCTCGCCCGTCTTCTCGCATGTTGTAGGGAAGACTCGGCCCTGTGGCGAGGACGCCTGAAAGTAGCTGAACGGTCATGCGTCGACAGATGGCTGCAGGTGTTCTCGTATCCGGGGAGGTAG